The window TGAATATTCTTATTGTTGATGACAAAATTAATAATCTCATTGCGTTGGAGGAATCTTTTAGTAGTGTTAATGCAACCTTTATCAAGGCGATCAGCGGTAACGATGCCCTTCGAGAGATTTTAAAACACGATTTCGCCTTGGCGATTCTTGATGTGCAGATGCCGGAAATGGACGGGTACGAACTGGCCCAGCTGATCAGAAACAGAAAACAGACCTCAAAGCTCCCTATCATTTTTCTTTCCGCCATTTATTCGGACGATTTTCATGTCTTTAAAGGATACGACTCTGGAGCTGTAGATTTCATCACTAAGCCCTTTTTGCCGGAGATTCTCGAAGGAAAAATTCGTTTTTTTATAGAGATATATCTGCAGAAAATCAGGTTGAAAGAGACTATCCATGAGCTCCGGACGACCAAGCAGCTGGTTTTGGAACAAAACAGGCAATTGAAAAGACTTTCCACTCATGATGATCTTACAGGGCTTTATAATCGGCGTCATCTTGTTGTCTCTCTGGCACAAGAGTTTAGCAGTTCTTGTCGTCATGGAACAGAATTGTCCCTTATCATGCTTGATCTTGATCATTTTAAAATGATCAATGATAATTTTGGGCATAATTTCGGTGATTATGTGCTGAAAGAATTTTCTGATCTTTTGCGGGAAACTGTTCGCAAATCCGATCTGTTGTTCCGTTTTGGGGGAGAGGAATTTATTGTTCTTTTGCCTCAAACGGCTGCGGGCGGTGCTGCGAAGACGGCAGAAAAAATACGTAGGAACTGCGCAGAAAGGGTGATTGGTAACGGGAAGTCTGTTGTGAAAATCACCGTCAGCATTGGGGTGACTTCCTATAATAAAGAGCTGCATCAAACAACAGATTGTATGATTTCCTGTGCTGATCAGGCATTGTATCAGGCAAAGGACTGTGGCAGGAATCGGGTTGTTGTCCATCAAGGAAAAGGCAAACTGCGGGAGCAATATATATCTTCAGGAGAAGAGGTGTGAAATTCAATCTGGGCGCAAAATTGATTGTTTCTCATCTCGGTATGGGAATACTTCCTTTGTTATTTATTAGCGGAATGCTTTGGATTACAGTTTCGGACAGCTTAGAGATGATCGGCGAAAAGGGTGCAGCTGCTGTGGAAGAAGCAGCACTCGATCAACTCGAAACAATATGCCGTATCAAAAAAGAACAGACCATATCTTTCTTTGAAGTATTGGAAGGACAACTGAACATAGTGAGGAGTGCTCCTTGGGTGGAGCCGTTTTTCAATTCGTTGAATCAGACGTTCACCGAGGAGGACAACTCGGTGAATTCCAGATCCTGGCATTGGCTTGTCAAAAAACACGACGCATTGATTATGGACCTTTGTGCTAGGCTCAATTGGCGTGATATGTTTCTGATAAATTCCAGCGGCTATATTATCTATTCTATGGATAAGGGTTCCGATCTCGGCATGTCTCTCAGCGAAGAACCGCTTAAATACAGTTCATTCGGACGGGCCTTTATCGAGTTGCAAAATAATTCGAGCGGTAAAACCGTGTTCGGAGATTTTGCTCCTTATCCTCCCTTGCATAACGCACCGGCAGCCTTTCTGTTGATCCGTCTGAGTGAGCTCGAAGATGCATATATAGCCGTGCAGATAGACACAGATGCAATAAAAAAAATAATGGCGTCAGCTTCAGACAAGGATCATACCCTAGAGGCCTATCTGGTCGGCCCTGATGGTTACATGCGTTCCGACTCCATTCTCAAGCCAGAAAAGTACAGCGTCATGGCCTCATTTGGACAGGGCAATAAAGTGAATACCCGAGCCAGTCAGGATGCCCTGAAAGGCGACACGGGCGTCGGAATTACGAAAGATTATCTCGACAACAAAGTCCTTTCATCCTGGACGCCGGTTGATATTTTCGACACTCGATGGGCATTGACCTGTGAGGTCGACGAAGTAATAGCGATGAAGGCCAAAACAGAGATGACAGCATTCCGTTTCGATGCTGAGAGGCAAGTGAAAAAATGGACTATCATTTTGATATTGATAACCTTATTGGTTATGGGAACGATTGCCTGGATCATTGTTCGCTCAATCAGCAAACCTATCGTCCAGGCCGCCAGAATTGCGGACAGTATTGCCGGGGGGGATTTTCAACGGCGTCTTGATATGCGGCGTTCGGATGAGATTGGTCAGATGGCAGACGCTTTGGATCGCATGGTGGAGAAGGTGGCGAAAAATTTTCATGATAAAACGTCGATGGCGGAGCTTTCCGATCAGATGCGCGGTGAACAGGACATGAAGATTCTGGCGCAGAATATTATTACCTATCTGGCAAAGTTCCTGGAAGCACAGATGGCATCCCTCTATCTTGTCGACCGGAGTGAGCAGGCTATGACGCTCAAAGGATGCTACGCCTTTCATAAATGCAAGGGGCCGAATAGTAAAATTAAAATTGGCGAAGGGATTGCCGGACAAGCCGCCCTTGGAAAAAAGATTATTTCGGTCAATGATCTACCGAGTGACTATGTTCGCATCAATTCTTCCATGGGAGAGTCAGCCTCCTGTAATATTCTTGCAGCACCTTTTATCCATGAGGAGGAAGTACTCGGTGTGCTTGAATTCGCCTCGTTCAGTAATTTTTCAAGTGAGCAGATGGATTTTCTGGAGAGTGTCACGGAAAATATTGCCGTCGCTTTTCATTCAGCACTGAATCGTCAAGGAGTACAGGAACTCCTTGAAGAGACTCGTGAACAGGCTGAGGAGTTGAAGCAGAAAAGTGAAGAGTTGATGGCGACCAATGAAGAATTGGAGTCGCAGGCTACAACTCTGAAGAAATTTCAGCAAGAACTGGAAAGCCAGCAGGAAGAATTAAAAGAGATTAATGCTGCCCTTGAAGAGAAATCAGAGGCCCTTATGGTGGAAAAGAAGAATATAAGGGGCCGTAATGAAGAGCTTATTGCGGCAAAGGAGAAGGTGGAGGAGCGTTCAAAGGATCTTGCTTTAGCCTCAAAATATAAATCTGAGTTTTTGGCCAATATGAGCCATGAACTGCGTACGCCCTTGAATAGTTTACTGTTGCTTGCCCAATCGCTCAAAGATAATAGGGATGGAAATTTGACGGCAAAGCAAGCAAAGGCGGCAGATATTATTTTTGAATCAGGAAATGGTCTTTTAGATCTTATTAATGAGATTCTTGATCTGTCCAAAATTGAGGCGGGACAGATCGTCAAAGATGTGGAAGAGGTGCTGTTGGCAGATCTTGCTGAGAATGCAGAAACTTTGTTCAGCCATATGGCGGAAAATAAGGGGTTGGCTTTTACTGTCAGTCTTGCTGATGACGTGCCCCAGTCAATATTTACTGACCGTAAGCGCGTCGAACAGATTCTGAAGAATTTTCTCGGCAATAGCATGAAATTTACCTCAGATGGGAGGATTGATCTGGTTTTTTCACGAATGGCGACAACAGTTCCGGTCCGCTCAGAGACCTTGCAGTCTGAGCAGACTATTGCCATCTCTGTGGCAGATACAGGTATCGGTATCCCGGCTGAAAAACATCGGTCTATCTTTGAAGCATTCCAGCAGGCCGACGGTTCAACAGCCCGGAAGTACGGTGGCACTGGTCTTGGTCTTTCAATTTCTAAAGAGTTGGCTACACTCCTTGGCGGGGAAATAGGTTTGGTCAGTGAACCGGGTAAAGGCTCTACCTTTACCTTGTATCTGCCGGTCGGAGTAAAAACACATACTGAAAGGCTAGAAAAACAACAGAATGAACCGGCCTTGGTGCCGAAGGATGATGCCTCGACGCAGATTCATGAGAGAGGTGCGAAACAACAGGATGTTGCTGTGGCCGATGATCGTGACAGGCTTTCCGACGGAGACAACATCCTATTGATTATTGAAAATGATCTTAAATTTGCTGAATTTTTTTTGGAACAATGCCATGAATCTGATTTCAAGGCGTTGGTGACAGATAACGGCGAAGAGGGCTTACGACTGGCTGATCAATATCGTCCCTCTGGAATTATCCTTGATATTCGATTGCCTGGGATTGACGGGTGGACGGTGTTGAGCACTTTGAAATCCAATGCAGGAACTCGCCATATTCCTGTCCATATGATGTCCGCTGAGGAGGTTAGTCGTAAGGCGATGCATAAAGGTGCTATCGGTTTCCTCTTCAAACCGCTGACCCGGGAGCAACTGAATAAAGCCTTTGATCGATTTAAGTCTGTCATTAATAAGAAGGTAAAGATGCTTTTGGTTGTTGAAGATGACGATAATCTGCGTAGAGTCCTGGTGGATTTGCTCGGTAATGGCGACACGGAAACCTTTGAGGCCGGAACAGGAAAAGAGATGGTGGGTCTGTTGGCTAAGCACCGCTTCGACTGTATGGTGTTGGATCTCGGTCTGCCTGATTGCAATGGGATTGAATTGCTCCGTCGATTGGCGGATACTGCTGATCTTGTCATTCCTCCGGTTATTATTTATACTGGCAGGGATTTGAGCAGAGAAGAGGAACGTGAGCTGAGTACGTATTCAGAATCCATTGTTATTAAAGCTGCCCGGTCACAGGAGCGATTACTGGACGAGACCTCGCTCTTTCTTCATAGAATGGTGAAAAGTATGCCTATTCAAAAACAGCAGATCATTGCTGACCTCTATGATCGGGACAAGATGTTTCAGGGGAAAAAGGTGCTTCTTGTTGATGATGATATGCGCAATGTTTTTGCCCTTTCTGGAGTTCTTGAGCAGAAAGGTATGGAGGTTCTCATTGCTGAAGACGGAAAAAGAGCATTAGAGATGCTTGTTCAGGAAGAAGGAATTGATATTGTGCTGATGGATATCATGATGCCAGAGATGGACGGATACGAAGCGATGAAAAGGATACGAGAGCAAGAGCGGTTCTGGAAGCTGCCTGTAATTGCCCTGACTGCCAAGGCGATGAAGGATGATCGGGATAAATGTCTTGAAGCGGGTGCCAGTGATTACTTGGCAAAACCGATTGATGTGGAAAGATTATTATCCATGATGCGTGTTTGGCTTTACAGGTAGCAGGTTGGCTGGCTGATGGAGGGGAAAATCAGCAATTGCTGAGCAAGATGCTCCCCTTTGTCAGAACATTGAGTATGATGGATAATCAGGCAAAAGCCTATTTTTGCCGGGATTATATTTGTCAATTGCCTGTGACAGATCTGGAGGGGTTGGAAGAAATATTAGCGAAGGAAGGTTGATTTCGTCGGTTCTCAATCGCATGAAAATGAATAAATTTTCATTGTACAGCACGTTATTTATTGATTATGTTGAGCCTGTATAGTAACGATAAGTTGCAATATCAATTCACAATTCAGGAGAAATTATGTGTAATGGCTTAAATTTCACCAAAATCAATCAGAAAAGGAAAGAACTGATAACCTCAATTTTTGCACGATTCGGCTCTGTAGATGTTCAAAAAGAGCGAGTTGCCGCTGTCCGAAGAAATGACCGCTTGAACATAGGTCAGAGTGAAATGAATGGTCGGGTCATGGACTGCGCACGCACCCGGTAGGGAGATATCAGTCGAAGATAACGAACATAAGCTAATAAGCTATGGGGCCGCAATGTTGCAGCCCTTTCATTGTATGAAGTTCGACACTCTTAAAAAAAGTATTTCACACCTACGTTGACCTCATAGCGATCCAGAGAAGCCTCGTCCTCTATCTCAAACGTCCCTTGGGGGGTTTGTATTGACCCCGTCATGTCGACATCACCGATAGTATATTGTCCTGCCAGAAAGAGAGTATATTTTTCATTGATAGGGTACTCAACGCCAGCTGTCAGGAAGTAGAACATGCTGTCATCAGCCTCTGCACTCATTCCTTGGGCAGTGATGAAAGCACTTTCTGTGGAATCGTTGAAGGAGTAGCCAATCCCGGCTCCGATATACGGGTCAACGACACTCGTATCGAAATGATAGTTCACTCCCAGAGAAATGGGAATATGGCTGTGTTCAGCGAGTACATTATCCACTTCGTCGGTCACCTCGATGTCTGGGATGTATTCTATACCGAGGTTAAAAGAAAAATCGTTGTAGTATTTGCTGAGGATGATGCCGAATTTCAAGGCCTTTTCAGAGTTCATTTCGTGAGACACTCCCGGCTGGTATGGATCCGGCTTCTCTTCGCCATCAAAATCCGCCATGCCGATGTATCCACTGATCGCCCAGTCGCGGTGTGATGTCTGCTGGGCTTGCTGCCGCCCTTTTTCCTGTTGATGTGACATCTGCTGACCTTCTGCCAGTTCGACTTTCTGTTCAACTTTTCGGCTTCCCGCAGAGGACAGTTGAGCACTACTGGCCAGCAGAAGTACGGCCCCTGCTGCTATAACTTTTTTCATTTCTTTCTCCAGTGTTGATTTCCCGCATTGATCAAATCGTAATATAATTAATTCAATATAATGAACTTAAGGTGGAGAGTAAATAGAAAAAAATGTGGGAAAACGAGTTGTGCATGCAGAGCAGTTGGATTGCGATTTTCCTCTTTGTAGGATAGCCCTCTTGAGAAAGCTCGGGAGAGCCGAAAGCCGAGTATGCTTTTCTGTTTGGTATCTATGTCAGAATGGGGTATATATTGCACAGTCTGCGTACCTGTGTGTAATGCACGAGAATTCAACAGAATGACAGATTATATGCCGACTCGGCTTCTCCTCCTCCGTCATGGCCCCACCTCTGCGCCGTCCGGCTGTTTTGCTGGTAGCAGCGACGTTCCCCTGTCCGGTCAAGGGCTTACCCGTTTAGAAAACATGAGCGCACAGCTGAAGGATGTTAATTGCTGGTATTGTAGTCCCATGCTGCGTACGAGACAGACTCTGCAATATTTGCAGGAGAAAGTATGTTCAGCAAGAGAACCTCTCTATGATGAGCGATTGCGAGAGATTGATTTTGGACGCTGGGAGCTCCAAACCTTTGCTGATATTGCTGCGAAGGATGAAGAGCTGCTTGCAGGGTGGAATCAATACTTGGACTTTTCTTTTCCTGAAGGAGAAGTGGTCTCTGCGTTTATTCAGCGGGTTGAGACTATGCTTGCGGTCTTCAGCAGGATGGGAAACAGCAGAAACAGCACCGGCATTAACACCGTGGCCGTCGTGACCCATGGCGGAGTGATCCGGACCATGATTTGCCTTGCTCTGGGGATCTCGCCACGCAATTATCTTCTATTCGATGTCCAGCCTGCTTCGTTGACCGTCTTGGAGTTGTTTTCCGAGGGAGGGGTCTTGCGTGGGTTGAATCTTTGAATTCTCCGCATATCCCGATAAAACTTTTCCACCGTTCATGAGAGGTGAGGTTATGAGTAATCAACAACTATCTGGTTTCACATCCAAGGCTTGGGAGGCAAATAAAGAGGAAACTGCCAGTATTGTAGAAATTCCCGAGCGTTTCAGGGTTCTTCAGGAGGTCGTGGCCCGATATCAGGGAGTGTCAAAGAAGCTGGACCATCTGCTCTATGAGATCAGTCATCCATATCGTAACTGGCAGATGATTATCCCGGAACTGCGTCCCTTTGTCCTGAAGAATTTCAATCAGTACCGCAGGCATGAGCAGGGGCCTGTCTGTTTTTCCCTGTTTACGGAAATTTTTCTCGACGCCCTCAGTGAAGCGAAAAAAAATAGCAAGGTGGTCTCGATAACCATGGAATCCTTGCTGGCCTATGCAGATAAGCTTATCGCCTCCTTGCAAACCGACTCCCTTCCGCAGTATAGGGAGCAGCTAGACAGTTTTTTCGACAAGTTGGCCCGTCTGGACGAGATTGATGAAACCGTGATGATGTACATGGTCCAGGGGCATCATCCGATGAAAAAGATGGCTCAGCACTTGATCAGAATTGGTCGTGGACATGAGGATACCTTTTTTTCCTGTGCTCCTCTTGCTCGGCTGATGAAAAAGGTTCTCCAACTTAATTACAGCTATTGGCTCAGTGAAGAAAATCCTCAGCCCTGGTTTGAATCACAGTGCGGTTCGTTTTGCGGCAGCTGGCAGGCAGGCTCGTTGTTGGCGAACATCTCTCATGATCGTTTTCAGGAGCATCTGGCGGCCCTTGACCTGATTGATATTGAGGAGGATTCCTATCAGGCACTCGGTGAACTCATGGAGCTGCCAGCCCATATCGATATTGTTCGTCTGTATCGAAAAATTCCCAAACAGTTGACTCCTGACACCGACGATGAACAGGAGGCCTCATTTTCGGAAAACCGGAAGCTCTTTTTTCTTTTTCGGATCATGGATACCTCCGGTCTCTCCCTGATTCATGAGGAAAGCCTGCGTGAAATCAACCGGTCTTTGGTCCAGCTCATTCGTAAACAGAGTTTTGAGGATATTGAGCAGTTTTTTGTTACGACCTTCTACCTCCTCAAGGCTAATGTGCGCAAGTATCCTCATACCTCGTTGCAATGTATCCAGGTGATCGGTGGCGAGGTGTTTCGGCGCAATAACTCGCGTCTAGTGGAGGCCTTTCTCTTTGAGACGGTTCGCTTCGGGTTTCAATATGCGAATGTTATGGGCGTGGACGAGGACTGGCAGCCTATTACCAACCCGGCCCATTTGGCCAATATTCGGGTCTGGCTGAGTCTGATCATGCAAGAACCCAAATGGTGTTCCACTCTGTTTTCAGCCCTGATCATCAATATCAAGCTTTCCGGGACCTGTGTCAAGGATACCGACCTTTTTCAGCGCGATATCACTGATCTGCTCAACCATCCCATCATGCCTATTTATAATCTGGCCAAGCAGTTCACTAAGCTGATGCCGGTCTTCTTTAACGAGATCGGAGCTGAAGGGGAACTGCGGGATGTCTCGACAGAGCTTGATGAGATGCATAAACGGCATGATGTCCTGATCCACTTCCTCCGCAAGCAGTCTCATGTGGAGTCCTCCAATCTGATTGTCGGCTTTATTAAGGCGATTTTTGTCTTCTGGATAACCCTGGACAAGGACCATCTGCGGCCCTTTCTGCCGGATGAGATTCTTTCTCAGGTGGTCACCGAAGGTCCGTTCATTGATGAACTGCATGTTCTGAGCGAACGGATTCAGCAAGAGCTGGAGATTTATTCCATGGATGAGGTGCTGGAGTGGAAAAAGGAGGAACGTTCGGCCTGGCTGTCTCGGCAGGAGGATATCTCGGCGGGGGAGCGAAAGCGGTTTGAGCTGTTGGTCAGGATGTTTAAACTCCTGCATCATAAATACAGCCTCGGCCTGCAAGAGCTGCGCCAACAACTGCATCATGCGGCCCAGAGCGGTTTCCCGGAGATGGATAGCCTGTTGGAAGTCCTGGAACAGGGAGATACTTTTACCTGCCTTGATGCCTTGCTCACCCAGTTGGAGCACCTCAAGGAGATTATCCTCAGCGAGGAGAAGTTCGCGCCCAAGGAGGAAATCTATTATAAAAGACATATCGCGGTGGATATTCCCTCGGTCTACGGTCGTTATTCCGAGCGCAAATTCGATACCCTTGGACTGAGTTTCCGTCTAGAGAACCTCGCCAATATATATGTTGAGCGCTTGACCCGATCTATAAACCTGGGCTTTATCACACAGGCCACCTTTATTCGGATTTCCCGATGCCTGTTGCTTTTTTTGCGGGCACTGAAGGTGGACGGCATAACCAGTCGGCGGCTGGATACCTACACCAGCCTGCTCAGTTCCTCCATCACCATGAAGCGTTTTACCTATACCCAACATCTGGACATCGTCCGCGGCTTGTCCGAAGGGGTTAAGGATGTGATTTATGCCTATTACACCAATGTTCATCAGAATAATCTTTCCATGATTATTCCGCAGATAGGGCAGGAGAATCTGCTCATTAAGTACCGTTCGCTTTGGGAGGATTCGGACATGCCTTCCACGATCCATCGTCTGTCCGAGTCCTTTTTTCGAGATCTCATCGCCACCACCTTTGGTTTGCAGCATTTGGATAACTTCATTACCCGGATCATCCATACCCTGGAGGCCCAAAAGGATATTCTGGATGCCGAGACCATTGATTTGCTCATGACCTATAATCCGGAGAAGACAATCTCCTCCTTATATAATGAAAATCTGCGCACCCATAACCTGATCCATCTTGGCAACAAGGGCTTTAACCTGATGGTGCTGGCTAGAGACGGCAAGCCGGTTCCGCCAGCCTTTATCATTACCACAGAAATTTTTCGCTGCTGGCGGGCCGTGCAGGGCTTTAAACGGGCCAGAGATGAATTTATGCAGCGGGTGCGGGGGGCTATCACCACCCTGGAAGAGCAGACTGGTCGTTTTTTTGGTTCGCCAAAAAATCCCCTCTTGCTTTCTGTACGTTCCGG is drawn from Candidatus Electrothrix rattekaaiensis and contains these coding sequences:
- a CDS encoding diguanylate cyclase, translating into MAVNVNILIVDDKINNLIALEESFSSVNATFIKAISGNDALREILKHDFALAILDVQMPEMDGYELAQLIRNRKQTSKLPIIFLSAIYSDDFHVFKGYDSGAVDFITKPFLPEILEGKIRFFIEIYLQKIRLKETIHELRTTKQLVLEQNRQLKRLSTHDDLTGLYNRRHLVVSLAQEFSSSCRHGTELSLIMLDLDHFKMINDNFGHNFGDYVLKEFSDLLRETVRKSDLLFRFGGEEFIVLLPQTAAGGAAKTAEKIRRNCAERVIGNGKSVVKITVSIGVTSYNKELHQTTDCMISCADQALYQAKDCGRNRVVVHQGKGKLREQYISSGEEV
- a CDS encoding histidine phosphatase family protein, whose protein sequence is MTDYMPTRLLLLRHGPTSAPSGCFAGSSDVPLSGQGLTRLENMSAQLKDVNCWYCSPMLRTRQTLQYLQEKVCSAREPLYDERLREIDFGRWELQTFADIAAKDEELLAGWNQYLDFSFPEGEVVSAFIQRVETMLAVFSRMGNSRNSTGINTVAVVTHGGVIRTMICLALGISPRNYLLFDVQPASLTVLELFSEGGVLRGLNL
- a CDS encoding OmpW family outer membrane protein; its protein translation is MKKVIAAGAVLLLASSAQLSSAGSRKVEQKVELAEGQQMSHQQEKGRQQAQQTSHRDWAISGYIGMADFDGEEKPDPYQPGVSHEMNSEKALKFGIILSKYYNDFSFNLGIEYIPDIEVTDEVDNVLAEHSHIPISLGVNYHFDTSVVDPYIGAGIGYSFNDSTESAFITAQGMSAEADDSMFYFLTAGVEYPINEKYTLFLAGQYTIGDVDMTGSIQTPQGTFEIEDEASLDRYEVNVGVKYFF
- a CDS encoding response regulator → MKFNLGAKLIVSHLGMGILPLLFISGMLWITVSDSLEMIGEKGAAAVEEAALDQLETICRIKKEQTISFFEVLEGQLNIVRSAPWVEPFFNSLNQTFTEEDNSVNSRSWHWLVKKHDALIMDLCARLNWRDMFLINSSGYIIYSMDKGSDLGMSLSEEPLKYSSFGRAFIELQNNSSGKTVFGDFAPYPPLHNAPAAFLLIRLSELEDAYIAVQIDTDAIKKIMASASDKDHTLEAYLVGPDGYMRSDSILKPEKYSVMASFGQGNKVNTRASQDALKGDTGVGITKDYLDNKVLSSWTPVDIFDTRWALTCEVDEVIAMKAKTEMTAFRFDAERQVKKWTIILILITLLVMGTIAWIIVRSISKPIVQAARIADSIAGGDFQRRLDMRRSDEIGQMADALDRMVEKVAKNFHDKTSMAELSDQMRGEQDMKILAQNIITYLAKFLEAQMASLYLVDRSEQAMTLKGCYAFHKCKGPNSKIKIGEGIAGQAALGKKIISVNDLPSDYVRINSSMGESASCNILAAPFIHEEEVLGVLEFASFSNFSSEQMDFLESVTENIAVAFHSALNRQGVQELLEETREQAEELKQKSEELMATNEELESQATTLKKFQQELESQQEELKEINAALEEKSEALMVEKKNIRGRNEELIAAKEKVEERSKDLALASKYKSEFLANMSHELRTPLNSLLLLAQSLKDNRDGNLTAKQAKAADIIFESGNGLLDLINEILDLSKIEAGQIVKDVEEVLLADLAENAETLFSHMAENKGLAFTVSLADDVPQSIFTDRKRVEQILKNFLGNSMKFTSDGRIDLVFSRMATTVPVRSETLQSEQTIAISVADTGIGIPAEKHRSIFEAFQQADGSTARKYGGTGLGLSISKELATLLGGEIGLVSEPGKGSTFTLYLPVGVKTHTERLEKQQNEPALVPKDDASTQIHERGAKQQDVAVADDRDRLSDGDNILLIIENDLKFAEFFLEQCHESDFKALVTDNGEEGLRLADQYRPSGIILDIRLPGIDGWTVLSTLKSNAGTRHIPVHMMSAEEVSRKAMHKGAIGFLFKPLTREQLNKAFDRFKSVINKKVKMLLVVEDDDNLRRVLVDLLGNGDTETFEAGTGKEMVGLLAKHRFDCMVLDLGLPDCNGIELLRRLADTADLVIPPVIIYTGRDLSREEERELSTYSESIVIKAARSQERLLDETSLFLHRMVKSMPIQKQQIIADLYDRDKMFQGKKVLLVDDDMRNVFALSGVLEQKGMEVLIAEDGKRALEMLVQEEGIDIVLMDIMMPEMDGYEAMKRIREQERFWKLPVIALTAKAMKDDRDKCLEAGASDYLAKPIDVERLLSMMRVWLYR
- a CDS encoding PEP/pyruvate-binding domain-containing protein, which translates into the protein MSNQQLSGFTSKAWEANKEETASIVEIPERFRVLQEVVARYQGVSKKLDHLLYEISHPYRNWQMIIPELRPFVLKNFNQYRRHEQGPVCFSLFTEIFLDALSEAKKNSKVVSITMESLLAYADKLIASLQTDSLPQYREQLDSFFDKLARLDEIDETVMMYMVQGHHPMKKMAQHLIRIGRGHEDTFFSCAPLARLMKKVLQLNYSYWLSEENPQPWFESQCGSFCGSWQAGSLLANISHDRFQEHLAALDLIDIEEDSYQALGELMELPAHIDIVRLYRKIPKQLTPDTDDEQEASFSENRKLFFLFRIMDTSGLSLIHEESLREINRSLVQLIRKQSFEDIEQFFVTTFYLLKANVRKYPHTSLQCIQVIGGEVFRRNNSRLVEAFLFETVRFGFQYANVMGVDEDWQPITNPAHLANIRVWLSLIMQEPKWCSTLFSALIINIKLSGTCVKDTDLFQRDITDLLNHPIMPIYNLAKQFTKLMPVFFNEIGAEGELRDVSTELDEMHKRHDVLIHFLRKQSHVESSNLIVGFIKAIFVFWITLDKDHLRPFLPDEILSQVVTEGPFIDELHVLSERIQQELEIYSMDEVLEWKKEERSAWLSRQEDISAGERKRFELLVRMFKLLHHKYSLGLQELRQQLHHAAQSGFPEMDSLLEVLEQGDTFTCLDALLTQLEHLKEIILSEEKFAPKEEIYYKRHIAVDIPSVYGRYSERKFDTLGLSFRLENLANIYVERLTRSINLGFITQATFIRISRCLLLFLRALKVDGITSRRLDTYTSLLSSSITMKRFTYTQHLDIVRGLSEGVKDVIYAYYTNVHQNNLSMIIPQIGQENLLIKYRSLWEDSDMPSTIHRLSESFFRDLIATTFGLQHLDNFITRIIHTLEAQKDILDAETIDLLMTYNPEKTISSLYNENLRTHNLIHLGNKGFNLMVLARDGKPVPPAFIITTEIFRCWRAVQGFKRARDEFMQRVRGAITTLEEQTGRFFGSPKNPLLLSVRSGSAMSMPGMMTTIHNVGLNEELVEELVAHHPEKKYFLWDNYRRFLQSWAMAGGVEREEFQEVMNAHKKQHGVRLKRQFTPDQMRELALDYQAALRKRGRSAPEDPWLQLIGAVEMVLSSWNTTKATQYRNLMDVSDDWGTAVIVQSMVYGNMSEQAGSGVLFTAHPYRKVRRVALWGDYASGDQGEDIVSGLVNSYPVSVEQAELDGRPVDCTLERKFPAIYTRLLGIARDLVYTKEWNPQEIEFTFEGPRARDLYILQTRDMITVKKKERFNVFVESETQQDNILGKGIGVSGSALSGLAVFTEENIQQLRLEQPGVPLVLIRQDTVPEDIREISMADGLLTARGGQTSHASVVATRLEKTCVVGCRDLQVFENGEYALGNGVRISFGDPIAIDGRSGLFLKGVHEAREEVHILPL